A segment of the Bordetella flabilis genome:
AACAAGGCTTCACAGTACATGCCGTGAAGCATGTACCCGGGCAGCTGGGTTTCCTGGCCACGCGCGGCCGGCGCTACGACATCATCCACGCGCAGACCGCGAACACGGTGACCTGGGCCGTCCTGACCAAGACCCTGCATGGCCGGCCCGTGGTGTTCTCGCGCCGCACGTCCTTCGTGGTCAAGCCGCAGGAGCAATGGAAAACCGGCGCCAAGTGGCGCCGCGTGGACCTGTTCGTCGCCATCAGCGACATGGCGGCGCGCGAGCCGCGTCGGCTGGGCATCGAGCCGGTCATCATCCGCAGCGCGGTGCTGCCGGCGCCGGTGGATGCCGGCAACCTGGCGCGCCTGTCATCGGAATTCAAGCTGCCGGGCAAGAAGATCGTCGCCACGTCCGCAGCGCTGATCCATGACAAGGATCCGCTGACGATGATACGTGCCGTGGCCGAACTGGCTGAAACGCGGCTCGATTTCATCTTTGTGCACTTCGGCGCGGGGGGGAACAACGAAGCCGAGGCGCGCGCGCTGGTCGCGGAGCTGGGACTGGAATCGGTGTACCTGTTCGCCGGTTTCCGCAAGGGCGTGGAGGACTTCTACGCCGCCATGGATGTCTTCGCCATGAGCTCGCGCGAGGAAGCGCTGGGCAGCAGCGTGTTCGACGCCTTCCTGCATCGCGTGCCGGTGGTGTCCACCGACGCGGGCGGCTTGAAGGAAAGCCTTGCCGACGGACGCGGCATACTTTGCGCCGTCGAGGACTACCGCGCGCTGGCGCAGGGCATGGCGCGGCTGCTGGACGACGCCGGCTTGCGCCAGCAATTGACGCAGCGCGCGTATGACTACGTGAGGGCGGAGCACGACGTGCGCGGAATGGGCGACCGGTATCTGGCGCAGTTCGCCAAGCTGCTGCGTCGCCGGGGCGAGGCGGCGCGCATCGAGGCCTCCTGATCCCGCCGTGCGCGCTGGCCCGTTGGCGCATACGCGCGTACCCGCGAACGTGCACGTGCGGGAATTCCTTCCGGGGTCGGTCCGGCATCAGTCGATGGCCAGACGCGTCTCGAACTTGGCGCGATGCACCGAGAAAAACGTACGCACGTTGCGCACATTCGCCTGCGCCGTGAATGCCCGGTGCACCAGCGCGTGATACGCCGGCATATCCTTCACCTGCGCGATCAGCAGGAAATCCGGTCCCGGCGAGACCCGGTAGCATTGCAGGACCGCCGGCTCGGCCTGCATGCGCGCCTCGAATTCCTCGATACGTTCGGCCGCCTGGACATCCAGCGTTACCTCCACCAGGGCCGTCAGCGTGCTCCCCAGTTTCACGGGGTCGAGAATGGCGACCTGTTTCTCGATCACCCCGAGTTCCGTCAGGCGGCGCACGCGGCGAAGGCAGGTGGGCGGGGACGTGTGCACGCGTTCCGCCAGTTCCTGATTGCTCAGGGAGGCGTCGTCCTGCAGCTGGGCGAGGATCCGTCTGTCCAGCTCATCCAGATCCGTCGGGCTGTCGGCGTGGGCCATGATGCGAAATCAGTTTGATGAAGCTGTAGTGTAAATGAAATATAAATTCAACAATGAGTTCGGTTGATATAACGCACGATAGCAACCGAAATTTTGAAATTTAATTTCTTGTAGCCCGGCACACAATGGCCGCCGTTCCTAGTGTTTCCTGGAGTTTGCCATGTGCGGAATCGTCGGCGCTGTCGCCCAACGCGACATTACCCCCATCCTGGTCGAGGGCCTGAAGCGGCTGGAGTATCGCGGCTATGATTCGTGCGGCGTCGCGGTCTACGCGGACGGCGAGCTGCGGCGTACGCGCAGCACCGAGCGGGTGGCCGAACTCTCCGAACAGATCGCGCACGACAAGCTCACCGGATTCACGGGCATTTCGCATACGCGCTGGGCCACCCACGGGGCGCCCGCCACCCACAACGCCCATCCGCATTTCTCCAGCTTTGGTCGCGAGGCGCCGCGTATCGCGCTGGTCCACAACGGCATCATCGAGAACCACGACGAGCTGCGCGCCGAACTCGAGGCCGCCGGCTACGTTTTCGAAAGCCAGACCGACACCGAGGTCATCGCGCACCTGGTCAACCACCTGTATGCCGGCGACCTGTTCGAAGCCGTGCAGCAGGCCGTGCGCCGCCTGCTGGGCGCCTACGCCATTGCCGTATTCTGCCGCGACGAGCCGCATCGTGTCGTGGGCGCCCGCCAGGGTTCGCCCCTGGTCGTGGGCCTGGGCGAAAACGAGAACTTCCTGGCTTCGGACGCGCTGGCGCTGGCCGGGACCACCGACCGCATCATCTACCTGGAAGACGGCGACGTCGTCGACCTGCAACTGACCCGTGTCTGGATCGTCGACGAGCAGGGCCGCGCGGTGGAGCGCAAGGTCAATACGGTGCAGGTGCATACCGGCGCCGCCGAGCTCGGCCCTTACCGCCACTTCATGCAGAAGGAAATCTTCGAACAGCCGCGCGCCGTGGGCGATACCTTGCAGGATATCGAGAGCATCACGCCGGAGCTGTTCGGCGACGGCGCCTATCGCATATTCAAGGATTCCGAGTCGGTCCTGATCCTGGCGTGCGGCACCAGCTACTACGCCGGCCTGACCGCCAAGTACTGGATCGAATCGCTCGCCAAGATCCCCGTCGCCGTGGAAATCGCCAGCGAGTACCGTTATCGCGACAGCGTGCCCGACCCGCGCACCCTGGTCGTGACCATATCGCAGTCCGGCGAAACCGCCGACACGCTGGCGGCGCTCAAGCATGCGCGTTCAATGGGCATGGAGCGCACCCTCACCATCTGCAATGTCGCCACCAGCGCCATGGTGCGCGAATGCAAGCTCGCCTTCATCACGCGCGCCGGGGTGGAGATCGGCGTGGCCTCGACCAAGGCTTTCACCACGCAGCTGACCGCGCTGTTCATGCTGACGCTGGCGCTGGCGCAGACCCATGGCCGCATGACGGACGAACAGGAAGCCGACCACGTCAAGGCGCTGCGCCACCTGCCCGCGGCCATTGGTTCGGTGCTGGCCCTGGAGCCGCAGATCATCGCCTGGGCGCAACGGTTCGCCAGCAAGGAAAACGCCTTGTTCCTGGGGCGCGGGCTGCACTACCCCATCGCCCTGGAAGGGGCGTTGAAGCTGAAGGAGATCAGCTACATCCACGCCGAGGCCTATCCCGCGGGCGAACTGAAGCACGGCCCGCTGGCGCTGGTCACCGAGCAGATGCCGGTGGTCACCATCGCGCCCAACGATGCCCTGCTGGAGAAACTGAAATCGAATATGCAGGAAGTGCGCGCGCGCGGCGGCGAGCTGTATGTCTTCGCCGACGCGGACAGCAGGATCTCCAATGGCGACGGCACGCATGTGATCCGCATGCCGGAGCATTATGGGAAGCTGTCGCCGATCCTGCATACGGTGCCGTTGCAGTTGCTGGCGTATCACACGGCCTGCGCGCGCGGCACCGACGTCGACAAGCCGCGGAATCTGGCCAAGAGCGTGACGGTGGAGTAAGCGGCGACTACGTGCACGCGGCAATTGATATTGCCTTCATAAAGTCTGTCGCGGACGATTGAAGTCGGCCGCGCATCGAGGTCGACCAGCGTCCCCGATGATGTCGGCAGGCGACGCGTTCATCTGCGGGAGGCCGACAGGCGCATCGGCAGGGCAGCGTCGGCGGCTGTTTCCAGGGACCAGACGGAGTCGATGAGCCGGTCGATGTCGATCTCGACCTGCCCGTGGTGCGCCAGGTCGCGAAGTTTCTGTTCGATCTCCCGGTCTTCCAGCGGGCGGGCCAGAGAACCCCGCGGCTTGGTGACCTCGCGGTGCAGGCTTGCTCCATCGGCGAAGTCGATGCGCAGCCTGACGGCGTCGACCGACATGGCGGGGTCGTCGTGGAAGGCGAGCCGCGCGCCGAGGTCGCGCAAGGCGGGGTCGGCAACCGCTTCATCCGAGAATTCCGGCAAGCCGGCGCGGCCCCGGACCAGCGCCACGGCGACAGCATGTTGGGCACTGACCTGGGACAATCGTCCGCTGGTGACGCCCGGCCGGTCCGTGCGTTGCCGCAGCAGCGGGTGGCCGGTGAGCTCGATGCGCGCGATGCCGGTCCAGCGGCCGTTTGCGATGCGCGGATCGGCCGCCAACTCCAGGCAGGCGTCGATGACGGGGTTGAGCACGACGCCGCAGGGATAGGGTTTGTAGGCGTTGTTCAGCAGCTCCCAACGCTGGCCGAGCTGTCCAGTGATGGCGTCCAGTCGCGGGTTATCGCCGGCGACGCGCAGATACCCGCGCTCGCCTTCCAGCGGGAGGGACGGGCCGTCGAAACCCTCGGCCGCCAGGAAAGCCGACAGCAGGCCGTTGCGCGAGGCGTTGCCTACGCTGATGCTTTTGGCGCCAGTGCCCAGGGCTTCGACCAGGCCGCCTGCCTGCACTGCTGCGGCGCCGAGGGCGTCCAGGTTCTGCCCGGCGTTCAGGCCCAGCGCGCGCGCGGCGGCCAGCGCCGCGCCGAACACGCCGCAGGTGGAGGTGATGTGCCAGCCGCGTGCGTAGTGTTCGGGCGAGATGGCGTTGCCGATGCGGCAGGCCACTTCGACGCCAAGCACGAAGGCATGCAGCAGTTGCTGTCCGGTCAGGGGCCGGGTTTCGGCCAGCGCAAACAGGACCGGCGCGATCGGCGAGGTCGGGTGGATGATGGTGGGATGATGCGTGTCGTCGAAGTCGAAAACGTTGGCCGCCATGGCATTGAGCGCTGCGGCGTTCAACGCGTCGACGCGATCGGGCCGTCCCACCAGGCTGGCGTCCCGGCCTGCCGAGAAGCGCGCGTAGGTGCGCACGGCGATATCCATCGAGGGCGTATGCGCGGCCGACAGCGCCACCGCGAAGAAATTCAGCAGGGCGCGGCGGGCGGCGTGCCGGACAGGCTGGGGGATGTCGTCCCATGTGGAATTGGCGACGAAGTGCGCCAGTCCCACGGAGGGACGGGCGGCATCGGAGGCAGCTGCTTGGGGCATGGTCATTTCACTCGGTCGGGAAGCCACATCACGATCTGCGGGAAAACGTAGAGCAGGCAAAGGAAGAGCAGGATGATCAGCACGAACGGCAAGGCGCCGCGAATGATGTCGTCGAATCGGGCCTTTTCGTTCATGCTGCGCAGCACGAACAGCACCATGCCGACCGGCGGGGTAATCAGGCCCACTTCGATCATCAGTACCAGGAAGACGCCGAACCAGATCGGGTCCAACCCCAGCGCCATGGCGATAGGATAGGTGACCGGCAGCGTCATGAGCATCATCGCGATCGATTCGACGAACATGCCCAGGAACAAATAGATCAGGACCATCGCTCCGACCACCAGTGTCGGCGACAGATCGGCGCCCTGTATCAGATTGACGACCTCGCGGGGCAGGCGCAGGTAGTCGAAGACCCAGCTGAAAATGCCAGCGCCGACCACGATCAATAGCAGCAAGGCGGTGACCTTGGCCGAATCGAAGGCGATATCCATCAAGGCGCCCCAGGTGAGCTTGCGACGCACCAGGCAAAGCAGGAACGCGCTGACCGCGCCGATAGCGGCTGCCTCGGTGGGCGTGGCGACGCCCGCGTACATGGAGCCTAGGACCGCCCCGATGATGCCCACGAACGGCACCATGCTGCGCGAGGCGGTGAACTTCTCCCGCATGGTGTAGGCGCGCGCGGGCGGCGCCGCGCCCGGTACAGTCAGGGCCCACACGAGCGTGCCCGCCATGAAGAAGCCCATCAGCAGCAGGCCCGGGATGATGCCGGCGAGGAACAGATGCGTGACCGAGGCGCCGACGGTGGTGCCGTAGATGATCATGGGGATGCTGGGCGGGATCAGGATGCCGAGCGTGGCGCCGGCCGCTGCGACGCCGTAGGTCAGCCGCGGGCTGTAGCCGCGCTGGATCATGTCCGGGCAGGCCACCTTGCCCAGCGTGGCGGCCGTGGCCAGGCTGGAGCCGGACACGGCGGCGAAGACCGCCGACGCTCCGGCGGAGGCATGCGCCAGCCCGCCCGGCGCGCGGCCGAACCAGCGCACCAGCGCGTCGAACATGCCGGCGGTGATGCCGCTGCGCAGCAGCAAGGCACCCATGAAAATGAACATCGGCACCGCGGTCAGCGTGAACGTGTTGGTGCTGGTCCAGGCGCGCTCGGCCAGCAGGGACAGCTGGGGACGCGACAGCAGGAAATACACGCCAAGCAGGCCGACCATGCCGAGCGCGACGCCGATGCGCACGCCAAGGAACAGAAACAGGATCATGCTCGCCACCAGCAGGGTCGCGACCCAGCCCAGCGACTGGCCGCGCGCCAGTCCATACAGCACCGCGCATCCGCCGATCACGAGAAGCGAATGCGTTAGCGTGACGGCGCCGCTCCAGGCCCAGATGGCGATGATGAAGGCGAGGGCGATCGCAGCCATGCCCCAGTCGAACCGCGTGCCGGCGATCGGCAGCGCGTTCGGACCCATGCCCACAAGCGCTAGCGCCATCGCGGCCAGCGCTGCGGGCGCCAGCCAGCGCCGCAGGGCCCCGGTTGGCGGCCGCAAGCGGTGGATGTCCACCATGATGGACAGGCAGAACGTCAGCAGGCCAAGCGATACCGACAGCTGCGGGATCCATTGCGGGGTCGACAACAGCCCCCAGTCGCGCGTGTCGTTGACGTATTCGCGGATGTTGAAGCTGGCCATCTGCCAGCCAAGCACCACGCTGAACAGCAGCGCCATCCACTGCCCCAGCAGTTCTGCCTGCACGCGCGCGGGCGCCGATAGCTTGTCGATCCAGAGTTCGACCTGGACGTGCGCGTTGGATGATTGCGCCGCCGCGAGCCCAAAGAACACGGTGGCCACCAGCAGATAGCCAGAGATCTCGGTGGCCCATGAAGTAGGCGAATTGAAGGCGTAGCGCGACAAGATCTCGTAGCACATCGACAACGCCATAAGCAGCAGCGCCGCCGTGGCAAGCACGCCGGAACAGCGCGACACCGCGGCCATTGCCCGGATAAGGCCGAAATCCGCGCGGCCGCCCAGCGGATAGGGCGATGCGCCCGGCGACGCGGCCGCCTCTGCCGGAACTTGCGCCGGCATCTCGATGGTGCTCATTGTTGTCTCCTCAACGCGTCCTGCGCGATGGTGTTTTCCCTGATCGAGATTGATATTCGTCGGTTATTGTGGCGATATTATAGGCATATTGTATGATTGCATGCTCATAATTACGCACAGCGCAAAGCGCATCATCCAGGAGGAGCAACATGAACCAACCCATATGCCCGTCCGCGCGGCTTCGATCCTTCGTGGCTGCCATCGCCCTGGGCGCCGCCCTGTTGACGGGAGCGGCACAGGCCCAGACCTACGACCTGACCATGGCGGTGATCACGGCGCCCGGCGATGGGTACTCGATCCTCACCGCCTCGGTGCCCGAGCGCGTGGCGAAGGCCACCGGCGGCAGGGTCAAGGTGACGGTCAGCGATTCGCTCGTG
Coding sequences within it:
- a CDS encoding MmgE/PrpD family protein, giving the protein MTMPQAAASDAARPSVGLAHFVANSTWDDIPQPVRHAARRALLNFFAVALSAAHTPSMDIAVRTYARFSAGRDASLVGRPDRVDALNAAALNAMAANVFDFDDTHHPTIIHPTSPIAPVLFALAETRPLTGQQLLHAFVLGVEVACRIGNAISPEHYARGWHITSTCGVFGAALAAARALGLNAGQNLDALGAAAVQAGGLVEALGTGAKSISVGNASRNGLLSAFLAAEGFDGPSLPLEGERGYLRVAGDNPRLDAITGQLGQRWELLNNAYKPYPCGVVLNPVIDACLELAADPRIANGRWTGIARIELTGHPLLRQRTDRPGVTSGRLSQVSAQHAVAVALVRGRAGLPEFSDEAVADPALRDLGARLAFHDDPAMSVDAVRLRIDFADGASLHREVTKPRGSLARPLEDREIEQKLRDLAHHGQVEIDIDRLIDSVWSLETAADAALPMRLSASRR
- the glmS gene encoding glutamine--fructose-6-phosphate transaminase (isomerizing), whose translation is MCGIVGAVAQRDITPILVEGLKRLEYRGYDSCGVAVYADGELRRTRSTERVAELSEQIAHDKLTGFTGISHTRWATHGAPATHNAHPHFSSFGREAPRIALVHNGIIENHDELRAELEAAGYVFESQTDTEVIAHLVNHLYAGDLFEAVQQAVRRLLGAYAIAVFCRDEPHRVVGARQGSPLVVGLGENENFLASDALALAGTTDRIIYLEDGDVVDLQLTRVWIVDEQGRAVERKVNTVQVHTGAAELGPYRHFMQKEIFEQPRAVGDTLQDIESITPELFGDGAYRIFKDSESVLILACGTSYYAGLTAKYWIESLAKIPVAVEIASEYRYRDSVPDPRTLVVTISQSGETADTLAALKHARSMGMERTLTICNVATSAMVRECKLAFITRAGVEIGVASTKAFTTQLTALFMLTLALAQTHGRMTDEQEADHVKALRHLPAAIGSVLALEPQIIAWAQRFASKENALFLGRGLHYPIALEGALKLKEISYIHAEAYPAGELKHGPLALVTEQMPVVTIAPNDALLEKLKSNMQEVRARGGELYVFADADSRISNGDGTHVIRMPEHYGKLSPILHTVPLQLLAYHTACARGTDVDKPRNLAKSVTVE
- a CDS encoding glycosyltransferase family 4 protein, whose amino-acid sequence is MRILQLNFEKGWRGGERQTLYCMLAFRDAGHEVELLARAGAPLAQRAAEQGFTVHAVKHVPGQLGFLATRGRRYDIIHAQTANTVTWAVLTKTLHGRPVVFSRRTSFVVKPQEQWKTGAKWRRVDLFVAISDMAAREPRRLGIEPVIIRSAVLPAPVDAGNLARLSSEFKLPGKKIVATSAALIHDKDPLTMIRAVAELAETRLDFIFVHFGAGGNNEAEARALVAELGLESVYLFAGFRKGVEDFYAAMDVFAMSSREEALGSSVFDAFLHRVPVVSTDAGGLKESLADGRGILCAVEDYRALAQGMARLLDDAGLRQQLTQRAYDYVRAEHDVRGMGDRYLAQFAKLLRRRGEAARIEAS
- a CDS encoding TRAP transporter large permease subunit, with product MSTIEMPAQVPAEAAASPGASPYPLGGRADFGLIRAMAAVSRCSGVLATAALLLMALSMCYEILSRYAFNSPTSWATEISGYLLVATVFFGLAAAQSSNAHVQVELWIDKLSAPARVQAELLGQWMALLFSVVLGWQMASFNIREYVNDTRDWGLLSTPQWIPQLSVSLGLLTFCLSIMVDIHRLRPPTGALRRWLAPAALAAMALALVGMGPNALPIAGTRFDWGMAAIALAFIIAIWAWSGAVTLTHSLLVIGGCAVLYGLARGQSLGWVATLLVASMILFLFLGVRIGVALGMVGLLGVYFLLSRPQLSLLAERAWTSTNTFTLTAVPMFIFMGALLLRSGITAGMFDALVRWFGRAPGGLAHASAGASAVFAAVSGSSLATAATLGKVACPDMIQRGYSPRLTYGVAAAGATLGILIPPSIPMIIYGTTVGASVTHLFLAGIIPGLLLMGFFMAGTLVWALTVPGAAPPARAYTMREKFTASRSMVPFVGIIGAVLGSMYAGVATPTEAAAIGAVSAFLLCLVRRKLTWGALMDIAFDSAKVTALLLLIVVGAGIFSWVFDYLRLPREVVNLIQGADLSPTLVVGAMVLIYLFLGMFVESIAMMLMTLPVTYPIAMALGLDPIWFGVFLVLMIEVGLITPPVGMVLFVLRSMNEKARFDDIIRGALPFVLIILLFLCLLYVFPQIVMWLPDRVK
- a CDS encoding Lrp/AsnC family transcriptional regulator → MAHADSPTDLDELDRRILAQLQDDASLSNQELAERVHTSPPTCLRRVRRLTELGVIEKQVAILDPVKLGSTLTALVEVTLDVQAAERIEEFEARMQAEPAVLQCYRVSPGPDFLLIAQVKDMPAYHALVHRAFTAQANVRNVRTFFSVHRAKFETRLAID